The genome window TCTATTCCAGTAAATTACAATGCCTGGCGTTTCTCTCGCTTGAAAGTATAAAAAATGAGAAAGATCCTCCCAAGTCTTCAACTTTTTGTTAGCTGGGATTCGCAATTGATAAGTCTTTGTCTTATCCCAAGGTTCCGTGCATTTGCCTTGATTATCAAAAAGGTCACAAACCTGAAAATGATCCATCGCCAACTCACGATTGCAATTACTCATAGTTAGCTGAAAAACCAAGAGAAACAAAATGGTTGGGAGAATTTTGTTAAAATAATTAAATATTTTTTTGCTCATAGCATTAAATCGATGGATGCTTCTTTAGAAAATATTCATAAGATTCTCTAAGATTTGTAAAAAAATAAATAGATTCTCTCGTGTGAAAGAACTGAGGTGCAGTATCAGAAACTACCAATTGGGATTTCTGATATTTATAAATAATCTCAGCAAAAATTCCATGAAAAAGATAGATCCTATGTAGATCATCAATAGTACTTCCAATTACAACATTCTGGCTAGAAAGATAACCTGGAACTAGTCTTAAAGACGGATCTTTTTTTCGAAGTTTCTTGGAAATATTGATACATTCTTTATAGTGAGAAGGTAATTCTTCACGATTGATTCTGCGTTCGAAAGAGAGGATTCTAGTCGATGAGCCTGTCTGGTAAAGATTTTTTTCCCATTCTGGTAACATCCATTTGGGCATCGGAACTGATTCATAGAGTGATTTAGAAAACTGTGATTCAGCAAATTCTTTTATTCTAAAATACGTTTCATCTAAGTCATAGGACACAACCAGAAAGAAAAAAGATCCAGGAGGTTTTAGAATTTTTTCTTCGGGGGGAAACTGATTTGCCATTTAATCTACCATATAACTTAAAATCTTTGTAAAACAAAAAGTCGATTACTCAGTACCAGTTATAGTCATTCCTTCAATGAGAATCGATGGAGCCCAAGTGGATTTTCCAAGTAATTCTCTCTCCAAAGATACTGCGGCAATTTTCTTTTCTAGAATCTCATACATATTTCCAGCCACTTGAACTTCTTTAACAGGAATTTTTTCTCCATTTTCTAATAAGAATCCACCTTTGACAACTCCAGAAAAATCTCCTGAGGCTGCACTAGAAGTTCCAGAAAACCGATTCACCCAGATCGTTTTATCTTTTGCGTTGAGCATGGACTTTAGTGAGTCAGGTCCTGGTTCCACTTGGAGGGAAGGGGGTCCACATCCTGGAGTTCCTCCGGATCCTCCCGTCGCACAACCGTTTGATGATTCCAGGCCAGCTTTTTTGGCTTCATAGTGGTTATAGAAAAAAGTTCTAAGCACACCATTCGTAACAATGTCGATGTCTCTTGTGTTTTGTCCATCTCGATCAAAAGAAGTTGCTGATTCTAAACTAAGGTCTGTTGGTCTCGAAACAATCGATAGTTTTGGCGACATCACCAGTTGATTCATTCGATCTATCATCTTACTTTTTTTCTTACGAACGGCAGTTGCTGATAGACTCGAAAGAAACCCACCAATGAGAAATGAAAAAATAGAATCGGGTGGAAGGTATACATTTCCTTTGAATCCAGAAATGGTTCGTGCTCCAAGTCCGCTCATACATGAATGCAAAAACTTAAAATACTTCTCGTCGAAGTTCTTAAGAAAGTCATCGGGTGTTCTTCCAAATGCTGATTCAGAATCAAAGCTACTTATATCATCTCCGTCTATTGCCATTCCCATAAAAGAAGCAGAGAGACTAGACGAGGCTTCGGATCGAAGAACTCCTTTCGATGAAGCCATTGCTTTGAGCGAATAAGAAAAGGAAGCATCGGCTGAATCCAAACTGACTTTTGGGAACTGTGCTTCTCGAATTGAGAGAATTTTTTTTGCAATCTCTAATACAGAATCAGGATCGTAGCCTGAAAGACTTGGATCCAGATGATTGATTGGCGGTGAAATTTCCGCTGGTGCTTGTGCAAGTTCTAGATCTGGATCAGGAGTTCCTTGTGCCAATGCCAATGCTTTCGCTTCTCGAATCGATCCGATGAGATCTTTGGCGTCGTTGGTTGTGACAAAACCTTCGCTACCATTTTCAATAACACGAACTCCATAAACTGTTTCTTCATAGGTCTCATAAGTTTGGATATCGTTTTTCTCTATAGTAACCGATGCACCATTCGCATAACCTGTGAAAATCTCGGATTGGGCAATGCCTTCTTTTTTTGCTTGGTCAATGGCAGAGGAGATTCTTTCTAGAATCTGTTGCTTTTTGGATTCGAGTTCTTCGATGGTCAAGTTTTCACGCCCCCGAGCAATGCCTTAGTTCTCACATATGGACCACCGGCATCAACCTTAGCTGGTTGCCCTTTGCCACAATAGCCCGAGCCAAGATCCCATTTGAATTCTTTGGATACCATATCAACATCGTTGAGGACTTCAAAAGCAAGGCCAGATACTGTCACACCTTTTAATAATTTAGTTATTTTTCCGTTTTCGATTCGGTATGCTTTCTGGGCAGCAAACATAAATTCGCCCGTTGAATCCGCTTGCCCATTCTTTGCCCCCTCTAGATAGTATCCGTCTTTTGTATTGGCTATCATTTCATCCAAGCTGGATTCCCCTGGGTGCAAATATGTATTGCGCATACGAATCAACGGTTGATCGGAATATTCCCATGCCCTTGCAGAACCAGTAGGGGCAACTCCGAATAAGGATGCAGTCTCCCGATTGTGCAAATAGGATTTTAGAATACCATTTTCAATGATGGTTGTGTTTTGGGTCAAAATTCCTTCATCATCTACAGGCAATGTTCCTCCTGCGCCATCGTAAAATTCTGAATGACCACTGTCTGATAATGTAACCAAGTCGGAGGCAACTCGTTGCCCAATTTTACCTTTAGCAACAGAACCGGATAATACAAAGTCTGCTTCTACAGTATGGCCTATTGCCTCATGAACTAGGAGACCAACGATAGAAGGCGAAAGAATCACCGTAGCATTGCCTCCTTCGCTAAATCCTGAGCTTAGTAAATCAATTGCTGTCTTGCATGCGGCTTCTGTGAAAAGTTCCGGCTTACGATCTCGGAATAGGCAGTCCCAACCACCGGTAACTCCAGTTGATTCAGCACCCACTTGCATTTCTCCGTCTTTGGAAGCTACTGCACTCACACGAAATTCAGGACGAACCAAGGAAAAAGAAACATCCACTCCATCTGTTGTTACGATAGATTTCTCTTCGAAAATTTCGGAATAACCAACACCGATGGATTGTAGAAGCGAAGATTTACCTTCTGCATTTTTCTGAGTTTCAAAAACCAAGGCGACCTTTTCTTCGATACTCATATTCGCAAGTTCTGCAATTCCTTTGCCTGGGAAATCACCCACAGCAAAATTACCTGATGCTAAACCTTGGATTTTATCTTTTCGAAATGTTGATGATTGTTTTGCACTTTTCTGAGCATTGGTGATTGCCTTTTGAATGCTTGATTTATCTGGATCACTTGTAAAAGCAAATCCCCAAGTTCCGTTCATTAAAACTCGAACGCCCACTCCAGATCTTTTTTTTATGGAAGTGCTTTCCACACGACCTTTTTCTGCATAGAAACCTTTGGTCTCCTTTTTATGCCATCTGAGTTCTACAAATCCGTCTTGGTCTTTTATACAATCGCGTAATAAATCTTTCATGCTAACCTCTCATTTATTTGAGTATCGAAGAAATCGAGTAGTATCCCACTGAGCCAACGACCTTCCGGAACTTGCGAAGACTCTTCTGCCAAGAATCCCACATGCCCACCTTTTTTTGTAAAAACTGTTTGAATATTTTGAATGCGATGCCAAGCAACTTCGTGCCATACTTTGGATGGAACAACTGGATCATCTTCAGCATGGATCACAATTCCTTTGTGTCGAATTTTTGGAATAAAATTGATGCTGGAACATTTAGCATAGTAGTCTAACACACCTTTGTATCCACAAAGAGGGGCAGTCACAAAATCATCGAAATCAAAAAATGTTTTGCACTTAGATGCACGTTCTGCAAACTCACGTTCAAGTCCAAAAATTCCCGATCTCACTTTCTCATGCAGAGTATCCAAAAAATATTTTCGGTAAAATTTACCTGATGGAGAATCTATAAATTCACATGTTTTTTTTAGATCAAGAGGTGGAGAGACAGCAGAGAAATACCGGGCAATATGATCTCGAGTTTCTCCGAAATATTTAAGTATCAGATTCGCAGAAAGTGAAAAGCCAGACACTACGAGATTTTGTGAAAAATTATTTTTCATAAATCGAAGAACAGATTCAACATCGGAAGTATGTCCTGCACTATAGGGTTTTTTGGAAAATCCAAAACCTTTTCCACAATTTCTCATGTTCATTCGAACCACGCCGTAGCCTCGCTCAAGTGCGTTTTTGGCAGTAGATATCATATAATGGCTCTCAGAGCTTCCTTCCATTCCATGAATCAATAGAATATAATATCCGTTAAATGGCTTATTGAACTTACCAGTCCATTCTAAAGGAGGATTGTGTTCTAGAACAAGGACATCTCCATCGCCTAACGGTAGGTAGATGTCCTCGCAAAGGTATTTGCTTCTAAGATTGTTCTGGGGGGGAAAGAAGGCATTGTAAATAGTCTGAACATGCCTTCCTCCCAAAAACTTGCGCGGTCGAAACGAATCCATAAACCTTGCCAAGTTTATTTATATCAGACGACGTCGATCTTATCAGCTTTTAGATCAACAATCCCATAAGCAATTGCTTGATCCGCATCCATATAATAATCACGATCCGTGTCTTCTACCATTTGCTCGTAAGTCTTACCGCAAGCATCAGCCAGGATATGATTGAGTTTTTCTTTGGTTTTAAGAATATCTTCCGCATGGATTTGTATATCTGTAGCGGGAGCAACAATTTGACCGCCTATAGAAGGTTGGTGAATCATAACTTTTCCACTTGGCCAGATATATCTCTGTCCTTTCTCGCCAGCGGCAAGTAACAATGATCCCATTGAAGCAGCCATTCCCATACATACGGTTATAACGGGAGACGAAATCATATGCATCGTGTCATAGATACACATACCCGAAGTAATCACACCACCTGGACTATTGATATAAAATGTAATTGGCTTTCCTGGATTCTCCATCTCAAGATAGAGTAATTTGTTTACTATATCTTTTGCGGAGTCATCCATTACAGCTCCCCATAAAAAAATCTTTCTTTTCTCGAGAAACTTCTTTTGGATGTTCTTGTCAGACATCATACTGCTGATAACTTCTTTTATACTATTATCATCTTCATCGTGCATAAATTATTCGATCCTTTAGAACTATATTCTAGGGCTTTAATTTGAGGAAAACTCCAATACATAAAAAAAAGGAAAAACTAATATGGAAAACCCTCAAAACATCCAACGGAGGAATCTTCTCCTCTTTGGTGCGAGACTCCCATAGTCTAAGCCAAAATTCTCTTGTATCCGTTTCCTCTGAATCATTAGACAACTCTAAGTCCCGAAATTTGAGAACCTGAGAGCTCTTCTCGGAAAAATTGCCATCTGTTTCTCGATTGAGGAAATTGCTGTCTCGTATGTTGGATTTTTTTTTCTCAATCAAATGACTCTGTTCAAATTCCAGTCTTTCTACTTCGAAATTCAATTGGGCGAGTTTTTTTTCTAGCTCCAATCTTTCCATATAACCTTTGGAACCAAGAAGTGCCTGGTAACTCGAATACGAGATTAGAATCAGAAATAAACTAGCCCAAATATGAAAGTACTTTCGCATTTAATTGAGGTTGTAAAAAGCCTCTCTGCCTCTATAAATCGCCTCTTTACCCAAGATTTCCTCAATTCGTAGAAGCTCATTGTATTTTGCAATACGATCTGTCCGCGAAAGGGAGCCTGTTTTGATCTGGCCACAATTCATAGCAACTGCGATATGCGAAATTGCTGTGTCTTCTGTTTCGCCGGATCTATGACTTACTACGGATGTGTATTTTGCTTTTTTCGCCATATCGATTGCAGCAAGTGTCTCAGTCAAAGTTCCAATTTGGTTTACTTTAATTAGAATGGAATTTGCTATTCCTTTCTTGATTGCTTCTGAGAGTTTCTTAATATTCGTTACAAGTAAATCATCCCCAACAGTTTGGATTTTGGAGTTTAGCTTTTGGCTTAACAATTTCCATCCGTCCCAGTCGTTCTCATCCAATCCATCCTCAATTGTGATTATGGGATATTTGGATATCAGTTTATCATAATAATCTACCATTTCCGCTGATGTGAATTCTGCATTTCCTTCAGCTGCAAGGACATATTTTTTCTTAGATTTATCATAGAATTCAGAAGCTGCCGCATCTAAACCGATCATGATGTCTTTGCCTGGTTTATACCCCGCCTTTTCAACTGCTTCTAGAATTGCATCAATAGCTTCTGGATTAGAATTTAAGTTTGGAGCAAAACCACCTTCGTCTCCCACTGCAGTATTCAATTTTTTATTTTTCAAAACGGTTTTGAGAGCATGAAAAGTTTCAGCACCCATTCTGAGAGCTTCCCGAAAAGTCGGTGCGCCAACCGGAACTATCATAAATTCCTGGAAGTCTATTGTGTTATCTGCATGAGCTCCACCATTGATGATGTTCATCATTGGAACTGGAAGTTCTTTACCAAAAGTTCCACCAATATAGCGGAATAGGGGAAGCCCTGCATGAATTGCACTCGCCTTAGCACAAGCAAGTGAGACTCCAAGAATGGCATTTGCTCCTAGATTTTTTTTATTCTCAGAACCATCTTCGTCAATCATAGCTTGGTCGATCGCCGCTTGATCGCGAGGATCCCGTCCTTCTAAAAGTTTGGAGATCTTTTTATTGACATTTTCTACAGCTTTGAGAACTCCTTTTCCTAAGTAGCGATTTTTATCACCATCTCTTAGCTCAACTGCTTCATGTTCTCCTGTGGAAGCACCGCTCGGAACACAGGCTCTACCTAGAGTTCCATTGCTCAATATAACATCCACTTCAACTGTAGGATTTCCACGTGAGTCAAGAATTTCTCGACCCAAAATTTCTTTTATTTTTATCACGATTCCATTTCTCCTGTTCCGGCTAATGACATGCTCCGTACTAAATGTATACGTTCCAGGTTTTTTTTTAACTTGTAAATTGTTTTTCCTGTTTCCTTCCGCCCGATTTCCTAGAGCCTGTTCTAAGAGGAGTTTTCTTTGGAAGACAGACAGGCATTCATTCGTAATTTTTCCATCATTGCACATGTCGACCACGGTAAGTCAACCTTGGCAGATCGACTTTTGGAAATTGGACTTGTAACAAACAATCGAACTAAAAAAGACCAAATTCTCGATTCGATGGACATTGAAAGAGAACGTGGAATCACAATAAAAGCAAACAATGCTTCTTTTGATTATACAGCAAAAGACGGACATACATATCACCTGAATCTAATTGATACCCCAGGACACGTTGACTTCAACTATGAAGTATCGCGCTCACTTCTTGCTTGCGAGGGCGTATTGCTCATAGTTGATGCAAGCCAAGGAGTTGAGGCGCAAACTCTAGCAAATCTCTATCTTGCCATGGAGTTAGATCTTAAAATCATTCCAGTGATGAATAAAATTGATCTTCCTTCAGCAGATATTGAGAAAACGAAAGAACTCATTGAAGATGCACTAGGTCTTGATCCAGAAGAGGCGATAGCTATTTCCGCAAAAACTGGTCTGAATGTACAAGATGTTTTGGAAGCGATTACCAAATTGATTCCAGCACCTAAAGGCTCAAAAGAAAAACCGCTGAAAGCGTTAGTTTATGATTCCTTCTTTGATAATTATATGGGTGTGGTCGCCAAACTAAGAGTATTTGATGGAAAACTCAAAAAAGGTGACAATATTCTCCTGATGAATGCAGATAAAGACTTCACTGTTACAGAAGTTGGAATCAATCGATTGGGACTTCTTCCTACAACTCACTTGGAAGCAGGAGATGTAGGTTATGTTGTTGCAGGTATCAAGAAAGTTGCAGATGCAAAAACGGGAGATACGGTTACTCTCAAGAATAACCAAGCTGATAGGCCTGTGCAAGGATTCAAAGATGCAAAGCCAATGGTTTTTGCTGGACTCTTTCCTATAAATGGAGAAGATTTTGATACCTTAGTTGATGCTATAGAGAAACTCAAATTGAATGACTCGGCAATTATATTCGAAAGAGAAAATTCTCTTGCTCTCGGATTTGGATTTCGCGTGGGATATCTTGGACTTTTGCATATGGAAATTGTGCAAGAAAGACTCGAAAGAGAATTCAATCTCGATCTTATCACTACAGCACCTTCGGTAAAGTATCGAATCACGGATGTGCGAGATAGCGTTCTAGAAATTGACAATCCTTCCAAATTTCCTGATACTCAATTTATAGCCAAAAGTGAAGAACCTTTTGTTAAGGCAACAATCATCACACCAGAAGAATATGTCGGAAATATCATGTCTCTTGTTATGGATAAACGCGGTGTTCATATGGACACGATGTATCTATCCAAAGAAAAAATTCAGCTTACTTACGAATTACCTTTGGCAGAGTTGATTTTTGAATTTTATGATAAACTAAAGTCCAATACAAAAGGATATGCCTCTCTTGATTATGAAGAGATAGGATATCGAGAATCCAAATTGGTCAAAATGGAAATCCTTGTAAATGGGGAACCGGTTGATGCGCTATCGACAATTGTTCATAAATCGAAAGCTGAAGAACGTGGACGATCCATTATTGAAAAACTCAAAGATATCATTCCAAGACATCAATTTATGATTCCGATCCAAGCTGCAGTTGGCGCAAAGGTTCTTGCTCGCGAAAGTATATCAGCACTTAGAAAAAACGTAACCGCTAAATGTTATGGCGGAGATATTTCTCGTAAGAAAAAACTTTTAGAAAAGCAAAAAGAAGGAAAGAAGAGAATGAAACAAATTGGTTCTGTTGAAATTCCACAAGAAGCTTTCCTTGCAGTCCTAAAAACCAGTGATTGATGTGGGAAATAAATAATTTCGGAGATAGTCCAATTTCTGATTGGGCAATGGTGGGAGCTCACCAAATTGTTCTTAATCGCGATGATCAATCCCCATTTGGATTTGGAACGAAAATCCGTAAATGGAAAGGAATTGAGAATCGTCTCAGAAATCAAACCGATCCAAGCAGAAATGTTTTGCTCTGTGGTTCGCTTCATGGAAATTATTTAGCCTCCTTTTCTTATCTTTTTCGAAAAGCATCCTACAATGTAACAAGTATTGGACTGAGTTACAATCCGAACTTTCAGTCGGCGAATTCTATCATTACCAAACATTCGTCGAATAATATCGTAATTGCAAATCGTAGCAATCTAAAGGAAACCACTCAAAATATTCTTAAAGCAAATCCCACGCTTATAGAAATTCCTCAATATGGTTTCTGCGATTCAGCGATGCTTGGACTCAATTCTCTTTGGATAGAAATCGAAAATCATTTCCGAGATAAAATCAGTAACATGAGTAGAAATAAAGAATTTCCAAACCAAATACAATTAGAAGAAAACAAATTCTCGTTTATTGTCTATTTAGATATTGGATCTGGACTGAGTTTTCTCTCAGCTCTAAATTACTTCCATAAGAAACCTATCATTTTGGTTAAAGGAATGGAAATTGCAGTTCAAGTGATTGGCATATGTTTGGGCGAGAGTAAAAAATCTTGGCTCGAAAAATATGAGTATCATCTAAAAATGTTAAATCTATCAGATTCCGATTTACCTAATCAATCCTTAATGGAAAAAAATATCTGGGAGGCAGATGATCTTCCTGGATTTGGAAAATCGAATGCGAAAATCAATCAGTGGATAACTACTAAATACAAAGAGACCGATATTTTACTTGATCCAATCTATTCTGCCAAATCCTTAATTGCAATTGAGAATGTTCTTCAATCATCCAAGATAAATTGGCAAAGTAGTTATGGGATATATGTTCATCAAGGCGGATTTTTAAATTTTTTGGATTTGGCTTTAAAATGATTTCGAAATTCAATTATTAGATTAAAATGAAAACGCAGCCCGATAATTCATTTTCACTTTCGTCTTCTGTGATCATTCCCAGTTTCAATCGGGCACATAGATTGGAGCGATGTCTACAATCAGTATTGAAGCAAACTGTCCTACCAACCGAAATCATCATAGTAAACGATGGATCAACAGACGACTCAAGAAAATTTCTTGATAAATTAGAAATTGACATCCAAACAAATTCTCGATTTAGAAGTCTGAGCATCAAAATTTTTCATACATCCAATAATGGAGTCTCAGCTGCAAGAAATCTGGGAATAGCTAAGAGTTCTTGTGAATGGATATTTTTTCTCGATTCTGATGATGAATGGTTAGATGAGAAAATCGCAATTCAATTGAATTTTCACAAAACCTATCCTAATTTCAAAATTTCCCAAACCCAAGAAAAGTGGATTCGTCGAGAAGTTTTTGTAAATCCAAGATTCAAACATAAGAAAGTGTCTGGTTGGATATTTGCACATTCTTTAGAACTTTGTAGCATAACACCTTCATCCGCTTGTATCCATAGAAATGTTTTTGAAGAGGTCGGTGGTTTTGATTCAAATTTACTTTCGTGTGAAGACTACGATCTCTGGCTCGCTATAGCTAGTATGTATGAAGTTGCTCTAATCGACCAAGAACTATTGATTCGCTATGGCGGAGAGCTGGATCAACTCTCAGCAAAATACAAGGCGATGGATCGATTTCGAATCTACGCATTATTGAAAAGATTACCTGATTTTACTTCGGATCAGCAACTAATGGCTTTAGAAATCTTAAAGACAAAATTGGGAATTCTCATAGAAGGGCGCAAAAAAAGAAATAAAGATTCGAATATTCTAATGGAAATTCTTTCGAATTTAAATAATAAAATCCAAGAAGATAAAAATCTAAAAGGAAGCCATATTCCCATTCATTGGAAAAAATTTCTGCTAAATGATGAAAACTGGGAATAATTAAGTATAGAATTAAGTTTTTCCCTAAGACAAAATCTACAAAAAAGGCTTCTTAGTTACGGATAACCAAGAAGCCTTAAATTCGCAGATACAATCAATATCTACAAAAATGTTAATTCTAAACTTTTTTCTAAGAGAGCAGATACTCTCGATTCAGCCTTGTGATGTTTTGAACGCTAATTTCCTTAGGACAAACAGCTTGGCACTCGTATTGATTCGTACAATTTCCAAATCCTTCCTCGTCCATAGCCGCAATCATCTTCTTAACTCGAGATTCACGTTCCACTTGACCTTGCGGTAAATAAGCTAGATGAGAAACTTTTGCCGAAACAAATAGCATCGCAGAAGCATTCTTACAAGAAGCAACACAAGCACCACATCCAATACATGTTGCTGCGTCCATCGCTTTGTCTGCATCTTCTTTTGGAATAGGAAGGGCATTCGCATCAGGAGATCCACCCGTGTTTACTCCAACAAATCCACCACTTTGAATGATTCGATCAAAGGCAGAACGATCCACCACTAGATCTTTTATAACAGGGAAGGCTTTTGCTTTCCATGGTTCAATAAAAATCGTGTCTCCGTCTTTGAAAGTTCGCATATGCAATTGGCAAGTAGTTGTGCCTTTGTATCCGCCATGCGCTAGTCCATTGATCATCAGGTTGCAAGATCCGCAAATTCCTTCGCGACAATCATGATCGAAGGCAATAGGATCTTCCCCTTTTTTGCTGAGATCTTCGTTTACAACATCCAACATTTCCAAAAAGGACATATGCTCACTTACGTTTTCTGCTTTGTATTCTTTGATCTCACCTTTGGCATCTTTGGATTTTTGACGCCAAACTTTCAATGTAAGTTTCATTGTATTAGCCATTACTTATAGCTCCTTACTGCTAGTTGAATGTTCTCATATTCCAGTTTTTCTTTATGTTCCACTGGAGCTTTGTCAACGCCTTGGAATTCCCAAGCCGATACATGACAAAATTTATCATCATTTCTCAAAGCTTCACCATCAGGCGTCTGGTATTCAGTTCTAAAATGTCCACCGCATGATTCTTCGCGGTTGAGAGCATCTCGACACATCAATTCACCAAACTCTAGGAAGTCGGCAACTCTACCTGCTTTTTCTAGTGATTGATTGAGTTCAGCTCCTGTTCCAGGAACTTTCACATTCTTCCAGAACTCTTCGCGAAGTTGCGGAATTTTGACCAGGGCTTCTTCGAGACCAGCTTTATCACGAGCCATTCCACATTTATCCCACATGATCTTTCCAAGTTCACGATGGAATTCATCTACTGTTTTGTTACCATTGATGCTTAGGAATTTGTGAATTCTTTCTTCAACTTCCTTTTCCACTTGTTTGAATTCAGGTGCATCATTCGGAATATTCTTGAATCCTTCTTTGGCAAAATAGTCACCGATCGTGTAAGGAATCACAAAGTATCCGTCCGCAAGTCCTTGCATAAGAGCCGAAGCACCCAAACGATTTGCACCATGATCAGAGAAATTTGCCTCACCCAAAACAAAAAGCCCTGGAATGTTAGACATTAGGTTGTAATCAACCCACAAACCGCCCATCGTATAATGGACTGCAGGATAGATTCTCATTGGAACTTTATATGGATTCTCTCCTGTGATTCTTTCATACATTTGGAAAAGGTTGTCGTAGCGATCTGCAATTACGTCTTCACCCAAACGATTGATAGCTTCACTGAAATCTAAATATACTCCCAGTCTTTTGCCACCAACTTCTGGTCCTACTCCGAGGCCTGCATCGCAAACTTCTTTGGCTGACCGAGAGGAAATATCACGTGGGGCAAGGTTTCCAAA of Leptospira sp. GIMC2001 contains these proteins:
- a CDS encoding TldD/PmbA family protein; this encodes MTIEELESKKQQILERISSAIDQAKKEGIAQSEIFTGYANGASVTIEKNDIQTYETYEETVYGVRVIENGSEGFVTTNDAKDLIGSIREAKALALAQGTPDPDLELAQAPAEISPPINHLDPSLSGYDPDSVLEIAKKILSIREAQFPKVSLDSADASFSYSLKAMASSKGVLRSEASSSLSASFMGMAIDGDDISSFDSESAFGRTPDDFLKNFDEKYFKFLHSCMSGLGARTISGFKGNVYLPPDSIFSFLIGGFLSSLSATAVRKKKSKMIDRMNQLVMSPKLSIVSRPTDLSLESATSFDRDGQNTRDIDIVTNGVLRTFFYNHYEAKKAGLESSNGCATGGSGGTPGCGPPSLQVEPGPDSLKSMLNAKDKTIWVNRFSGTSSAASGDFSGVVKGGFLLENGEKIPVKEVQVAGNMYEILEKKIAAVSLERELLGKSTWAPSILIEGMTITGTE
- a CDS encoding DUF4416 family protein, yielding MANQFPPEEKILKPPGSFFFLVVSYDLDETYFRIKEFAESQFSKSLYESVPMPKWMLPEWEKNLYQTGSSTRILSFERRINREELPSHYKECINISKKLRKKDPSLRLVPGYLSSQNVVIGSTIDDLHRIYLFHGIFAEIIYKYQKSQLVVSDTAPQFFHTRESIYFFTNLRESYEYFLKKHPSI
- the eno gene encoding phosphopyruvate hydratase, with translation MIKIKEILGREILDSRGNPTVEVDVILSNGTLGRACVPSGASTGEHEAVELRDGDKNRYLGKGVLKAVENVNKKISKLLEGRDPRDQAAIDQAMIDEDGSENKKNLGANAILGVSLACAKASAIHAGLPLFRYIGGTFGKELPVPMMNIINGGAHADNTIDFQEFMIVPVGAPTFREALRMGAETFHALKTVLKNKKLNTAVGDEGGFAPNLNSNPEAIDAILEAVEKAGYKPGKDIMIGLDAAASEFYDKSKKKYVLAAEGNAEFTSAEMVDYYDKLISKYPIITIEDGLDENDWDGWKLLSQKLNSKIQTVGDDLLVTNIKKLSEAIKKGIANSILIKVNQIGTLTETLAAIDMAKKAKYTSVVSHRSGETEDTAISHIAVAMNCGQIKTGSLSRTDRIAKYNELLRIEEILGKEAIYRGREAFYNLN
- a CDS encoding ClpP family protease — encoded protein: MHDEDDNSIKEVISSMMSDKNIQKKFLEKRKIFLWGAVMDDSAKDIVNKLLYLEMENPGKPITFYINSPGGVITSGMCIYDTMHMISSPVITVCMGMAASMGSLLLAAGEKGQRYIWPSGKVMIHQPSIGGQIVAPATDIQIHAEDILKTKEKLNHILADACGKTYEQMVEDTDRDYYMDADQAIAYGIVDLKADKIDVV
- a CDS encoding YheT family hydrolase; its protein translation is MDSFRPRKFLGGRHVQTIYNAFFPPQNNLRSKYLCEDIYLPLGDGDVLVLEHNPPLEWTGKFNKPFNGYYILLIHGMEGSSESHYMISTAKNALERGYGVVRMNMRNCGKGFGFSKKPYSAGHTSDVESVLRFMKNNFSQNLVVSGFSLSANLILKYFGETRDHIARYFSAVSPPLDLKKTCEFIDSPSGKFYRKYFLDTLHEKVRSGIFGLEREFAERASKCKTFFDFDDFVTAPLCGYKGVLDYYAKCSSINFIPKIRHKGIVIHAEDDPVVPSKVWHEVAWHRIQNIQTVFTKKGGHVGFLAEESSQVPEGRWLSGILLDFFDTQINERLA
- the lepA gene encoding translation elongation factor 4, with the protein product MEDRQAFIRNFSIIAHVDHGKSTLADRLLEIGLVTNNRTKKDQILDSMDIERERGITIKANNASFDYTAKDGHTYHLNLIDTPGHVDFNYEVSRSLLACEGVLLIVDASQGVEAQTLANLYLAMELDLKIIPVMNKIDLPSADIEKTKELIEDALGLDPEEAIAISAKTGLNVQDVLEAITKLIPAPKGSKEKPLKALVYDSFFDNYMGVVAKLRVFDGKLKKGDNILLMNADKDFTVTEVGINRLGLLPTTHLEAGDVGYVVAGIKKVADAKTGDTVTLKNNQADRPVQGFKDAKPMVFAGLFPINGEDFDTLVDAIEKLKLNDSAIIFERENSLALGFGFRVGYLGLLHMEIVQERLEREFNLDLITTAPSVKYRITDVRDSVLEIDNPSKFPDTQFIAKSEEPFVKATIITPEEYVGNIMSLVMDKRGVHMDTMYLSKEKIQLTYELPLAELIFEFYDKLKSNTKGYASLDYEEIGYRESKLVKMEILVNGEPVDALSTIVHKSKAEERGRSIIEKLKDIIPRHQFMIPIQAAVGAKVLARESISALRKNVTAKCYGGDISRKKKLLEKQKEGKKRMKQIGSVEIPQEAFLAVLKTSD
- a CDS encoding TldD/PmbA family protein, whose translation is MKDLLRDCIKDQDGFVELRWHKKETKGFYAEKGRVESTSIKKRSGVGVRVLMNGTWGFAFTSDPDKSSIQKAITNAQKSAKQSSTFRKDKIQGLASGNFAVGDFPGKGIAELANMSIEEKVALVFETQKNAEGKSSLLQSIGVGYSEIFEEKSIVTTDGVDVSFSLVRPEFRVSAVASKDGEMQVGAESTGVTGGWDCLFRDRKPELFTEAACKTAIDLLSSGFSEGGNATVILSPSIVGLLVHEAIGHTVEADFVLSGSVAKGKIGQRVASDLVTLSDSGHSEFYDGAGGTLPVDDEGILTQNTTIIENGILKSYLHNRETASLFGVAPTGSARAWEYSDQPLIRMRNTYLHPGESSLDEMIANTKDGYYLEGAKNGQADSTGEFMFAAQKAYRIENGKITKLLKGVTVSGLAFEVLNDVDMVSKEFKWDLGSGYCGKGQPAKVDAGGPYVRTKALLGGVKT